CCCTGATTCAGGGTGACCACCTGAGAGCCGTCGCCAAGCTGCGTCAAATGTCCGGAATCCGCCACTACCACGGAAGGACGGGCGTTGCCTTTCGGGCGGATTTGCGCGAGAAATACATCTTTGAAGTCGCTGCCATCGACACTTTCGATAAACAGGACCGAGCTGCCATTGGTTGCCTGCTGGAATTGCCCCTGCGCAAGCGCAGCCATACCGGGGTTGGCTTTCGCCTCCGCCAGCACTTCATCCTGATGTTTAGATGATAAAGGTCCCGCCCACATGACGTTGACCGCAGCGACAATACCAGTAAACAACGCCAGTACCATGGCGGCTTTTACCAGGACGGCTTTGCTCAACCCGCAGGCGTGCATGACCGTAATTTCACTTTCAGTATAGAGTTTGCCCAGCGTCATCAGCAGCCCGAGGAACAGGCTGAGAGGCAGAATGAGCTGCGCCATTTCAGGCACGCCCAGCCCCAGTAGCGAGAGCACCAGATTTGCCGGAATATCACCGTCAACCGCCGCACCGAGGATCCTCACTAACTTTTGACAAAAGAAAATCAAAAGCAAGATGAAAAGGATCGCAAGTTGGCTTTTGAGCGTCTCCCGTACCAGATATCTTATGATTATCACTTTAAATACGCCCGTAAAAACTCGTCTTTTGCAGGATTTTAGCTTGTTTCATGGCTTAAACGTCATTTATTCTCTTGAGTCGTCGAAATCGTCGCTAAGACTATTATACTCAACGGATTCACCTCTCAGAAAATTGTTCTGACGTGCCAATACCGTAATAACGTTAAGATTAACACGAAGTCACCGCAACAGCGGACATGAGTTACGAAAGCTTGCAATTCTATCCGTA
This Citrobacter enshiensis DNA region includes the following protein-coding sequences:
- the lptF gene encoding LPS export ABC transporter permease LptF, producing MIIIRYLVRETLKSQLAILFILLLIFFCQKLVRILGAAVDGDIPANLVLSLLGLGVPEMAQLILPLSLFLGLLMTLGKLYTESEITVMHACGLSKAVLVKAAMVLALFTGIVAAVNVMWAGPLSSKHQDEVLAEAKANPGMAALAQGQFQQATNGSSVLFIESVDGSDFKDVFLAQIRPKGNARPSVVVADSGHLTQLGDGSQVVTLNQGTRFEGTALLRDFRITDFQNYQAIIGHQAVALDPNDSEQMDMSALLSANTDRARAELHWRLTLVFTVFMMALMVVPLSVVNPRQGRVLSMLPAMLLYLLFFLVQTSLKSNGGKGKLDPALWMWVVNLAYLALAIGLNLWDTVPVRRLRARFLRRGAV